The Alteromonas macleodii ATCC 27126 genome segment GTAAAGTGCGCGTAAAATGGCCTGCTTCTCAGGATTGTCGCTGTGTTCATGCGCCAGTGATTCCAACCGCATCATATAGTTTTCTAATGTGATTGAGCCGTGAAAAGCTGAATCAGTCAAGCGAGCTTGGCGATGATGCTGCCACCTGGTCATTTCATCTGCAGTCAGTGTATTAGGATAATTTCTAGCGCGGTATCGAAATAGCTGCTTTCTGAGCCCTTCGTGCTGTGTTTTTTCACTCAGAGTGGCTAAATCATCGGGCTGTGCTTCAATTACACGCTCACACCACCTTCTGTCTTCGTCATTAAGAAACCCACCACTATATAGCGCGTGATCTATATCCAGTTCACCACTTTGAATGTCGTCATCATAGACATCTACGATTTTAGTGGCCAGTTCGGGCATACTGGCAAGTACTTTGTAATTGTCTAAGCAGCGCTCGCGATCCAGTCCTAGTCGTGCGGCATTGTCTTCTGTCATTGCTTTAGCTGTGGTAATAAATGGCGAGCGGTTGACGTGAATGAGCTTAAGCCCTGGTCTTTCTAACGCATCGTCAAATGTATCTGACGGGGCATAAAGCGCCTGTCTAATCTCTTCTGGTGTGTCATTCACTAAACTGTCAATGTCATGCGATAAATCAATAGCGATAAATGCATTGTTGTTGGTTGGGTGCTTAGCCACAGGCATAACCCAAGTGCAACAGCCTTGAGAGGCAGGGAGTTTAGACGAGATATGAAGTAATACCGATGGTTTAGTGAGATCAATTTGCTGCATAACTGTTTGTTTACTGCGTAACGACAGCGCATAATCGAAAAGGCGAGGCTGCTTTTCTTTTATCAGTTTAGCAAGGGCTATTGTGGCGTAGACGTCACTCAAAGCATCGTGAGCGTTTTCGTGGCCAATATTATTAGCTGCAGTTAACGCCTCAAGTTTAAAGCTTGGTGCACCATCTTCTCGGCGTGGCCAATTAATACCATCGGGTCTCAGCGCATAGCACGCTCGCGCTAAATCGATTATATCCCAACGGCTATTGCCATTTCGCCATTCACGTGAATATGGGTCGTAAAAGTTTCTATAAAACAGGTAGCGGGAAACTTCATCGTCGAATCGGATACTATTAAAGCCCACACTACAGGTATTTGGCGTCGACATTTCCTGATAAATTCGCGCGGCGAAGTCAGCTTCGTTAGAACCGTCGCGAATGGTTTGCTGCGGTGTTATGCCGGTCACCAAACACGCTTCTGGATGTGGTAAATAATCATTCGCAATGGCGCTCATGATATTTATGGGTTTACCAATCACATTTAAATCCATATCAGTTCTTACTGCAGCGAATTGGCAGGGGAGATCTTTTTGTGGGCTGGTGCCAAAGGTTTCAAAATCGTGCCACAAAAATGTAGGTGCGTGCATAACCACTATTGCGATGTTAGAGAAATATTGATGGCAGTGTACACCGCGAGAAATTGAATACCAAATGCTGGCGTTAATATGAACAGTGATTTATTTGTTAGCCATCGGCAAGACTTAAAAAAAACGCGTTAATCATTGTCTTTTTTTGAGTATTTTGCGTTTTGATGTATCGCGCGAAACTTGCGCATTAACAAAATGATGACTAGCTTTAAGTTATCAAAATTTATACGGATATTGCCTGTTTGTCGTTCCTTAAATCCAGTTCATCCATCAGTGAAGCTAAGAGTACTTTAGGCTTAGCGTTAGTACTTGCAACAGTGCTTGTTGTACTTGTTGTTGGTTTGTTCGAAAGTAATATCAAAGCGACGGCTGAATCTCAAACTTTCACGGCATTAGAAGAGAGTGCCGCCAGTGCTGAAAATGCTGCAAACTCTCAGGTGAGAAAGTATATCAATGCGCTTAACTTTCTACATCAGACACCACCCATAAGCGGCATCGTCCGCGCGACTGAAAATGAAAACCTAGACCCCAAAGACGGTACGACGTTGGAACAGTGGAAGCAGCGACTAGAAACGATTTTCGTTGCTTTTATAGAAAATAACGAAGAAGTGGATCAATTAAGGATCATTCGAGCCAATGAGGATGGAAGTGAGTTTATTCGAGTGGAAAGAAACGGAGGAAGTGTTTTAGTAATTAAGGACAACGATTTACAACCTAAAGCAGCGAGAAGTTACTTCACAGAGAGTGTTAAGCGTAATAAGGGCGAGTTTTATATTTCAGATATCAATTTGAATCGTGAATATGGGAAGCTCGAGTTTCCTTATAAAAGCGTCATTCGCCTCTCTCTTCCAATCTTCAGCAGCTCTGGTGAGCGTTATGGTTTTATAATCATGAATGTAAACGCCCAGTTTCTACTGTCGCAAATGGAACAAACGCTTGTCGGCAATCAATTGTTATTTGTTACCGACAGTGAAGGCTTTTTTGTCAGTCATCCAGACAGTGATAAGTCCTTCTCCAGAGATTTAAATCCTATGGTGAATTGGGCGAGCGAATTCGAAAGCCCTTCGAAAATAGGTAGGGCTAAAATTAAACAGGCCGCACAGACAAACTCACCTTTGTATACGGTCACTCGTGCTTTTACGATAAATGGAAATCAGCAAACCGCCCCGTTTTTTCTTCATACGGCATTGTCTCAGTCAGAAGTGCTAGCCCTTATCAATGAGAAGAGGATTAGCGTTTACAGTGTAATTGGGGTAGTTACGCTAATTTTTGTAAGCGTTTTACTCTTCGTGCACCGTAGTAACAGTAAAAACATTGAGCTGGCTAAGGTGCGCGGTGAGTCCGTTGCTATTATCGCTATATCTAAAGATGCGATTTTTAGCGTAGATTCTGCTGGCGTGGTGAAAAGTTGGAATATGGCAGCGGAGTCACTTTTTGGGATCCCAAGCCAGCTTATTTTAAATCATCACTATTCGTCATTTGAGCAGCTTTCTCTATTAGGGCTTGAATCGGTTCTCACCAAAGGCGGAAAGCAAAGTACCTTTACAACCCCCTACATCGATGACGAAAAAGAAGAGCACACGCTACTCATAACCGCATCTACCATTTGGGGTGAACAATCACAGTTTTCAGGTGTTGCTGTTGTAATTCGAGATGTGACCGACGAACGAAAGGCAAAAGACGCGATAGAAAGGGTAAACCTGAAGCTTGAAGAAAAAGTGGTAAGCAGAACGAAAGAACTTGTTGAAGCTACGCAAGAGGCGCGAAAAGCGAGCAGTGTTAAAAGCTCTTTTATTTCCAATATCAGCCATGAAATGAGAACACCGTTAAACGGGGTAGTTGGCTCCTTGTCGCTACTTAAGTGTCAGCCCCTTAATGAGAAAGCTGAACAGCTTGTTTCCATGATGGAAATTAGCTGCAACAATCTCAGTGTGCTGATTAACGACGTTCTCGACTTGTCTAAAATTGAAGCGGGCAAGCTTGATATTAATAATCAATATTTTGATCCGCTTGCACTTATCGAGTCTATCGCCAAGGTCTTTGCCGTTAAGGCAGCTTCTAAAGGGTTACAGCTTCTTGTTGACACAACAGGTCTTCCCCCGGTGGAAATAAACTCAGATCCACACAGAATCAACCAAATTCTTAGTAATTTATTGAACAATGCTATTAAATTCACTGAAGAAGGGCATATAAAGCTACAAGCATCGTTAAGTGATGTAGATGCTGGGACACAACAGCTTCATTTCAGCGTATGTGACACGGGCGTAGGGATAGCACAAGAAAATCAGCCCAAATTGTTTACCGCGTTTACGCAGGCTGATGCATCTGTTGCTACCCAATACGGAGGTACCGGACTTGGCTTGTCTATCTGCAAGCAATTGAGCCAGCTTATGGGAGGAGACATTACGTTCAATTCTGAAGTGGACATAGGCAGCACCTTCTCATTTTTCGTTACTCTTCCTGAAACAACGTACGACAGCGCGTTCGAGCATAAAATGGCGGTGGAAAACGAAAGTATGCTGCTTAACGGGATCACAATTGGTGTTTCTGCAAGTTATCCACCTTTAGAAGAAAACATCTGTTGTTTAGCCTTACACGTCGGTGCAGAGCCGCAAGTATTAGGTAAGCATTCTGAATTAGGAACAGTACCTTGGACGCAATTTAATGCCATTATTGTGGACGAGGCCAGCTCACTCATTCGTGAGCTAGATGATATATGGCAGGCACAAGCTGCCACTAAAGACGCGGGTTCGTTACCTGTGGTTTATATTCTTCAAAAACTAGAAGGGACACCTTTCCACTTCAATCACCTTGTGCCGCTTTACTTGCCAAAGCCATTATTCAGGTCGAGTTTTGCAATTGTCCAACAAGGGTTAGACGCTGCGCTGTCGGGATATACATTAAGCCAGTCAGATATCTCATCAGGTAAAGGGAAAGCTGAGGACATCTCAGACGATGAAGGGGCAGCAGACGATACTGAGCAGCAATTGTCTATTGAGAATGCCAACTTATTGATAGTTGATGACAATATGATCAATCGCGAGGTGGCGAAGGGAGTGCTGGAAAGTTTACCTGTTAAATTGTTTACCTGCAGCGATGGTGAGGAAGTCGTGGCGTTCTTGACGAAATGTGAAAGCAAAGGCCGCAGAATTCACAGCATATTGATGGATTGCCAGATGCCTAATATGAATGGTTATGACGCTACCCGAGCCATACGAGAAGGTAAGGCAGGAGCGATGCACAAAGATGTACCTATAATTGCCATGACAGCCAATGCCATGCTCGGCGAAAAAGAGAAATGTTTGGAGGCAGGTATGGACGACTTTGCGACAAAGCCTGTCATGGCCGATGTACTTATTCCTAAAGTGAAACAATGGATAGTGCATCAAATAACGGCATTAGCAAGTGCAGAGCTTAACGATACTGATACGAGGTCAGGTACCGGAATTACTGCCAGCGAACCTCCACTGGTTTACAGTTTGTTGAGTGCCATCTCAAAA includes the following:
- the sbcB gene encoding exodeoxyribonuclease I, coding for MHAPTFLWHDFETFGTSPQKDLPCQFAAVRTDMDLNVIGKPINIMSAIANDYLPHPEACLVTGITPQQTIRDGSNEADFAARIYQEMSTPNTCSVGFNSIRFDDEVSRYLFYRNFYDPYSREWRNGNSRWDIIDLARACYALRPDGINWPRREDGAPSFKLEALTAANNIGHENAHDALSDVYATIALAKLIKEKQPRLFDYALSLRSKQTVMQQIDLTKPSVLLHISSKLPASQGCCTWVMPVAKHPTNNNAFIAIDLSHDIDSLVNDTPEEIRQALYAPSDTFDDALERPGLKLIHVNRSPFITTAKAMTEDNAARLGLDRERCLDNYKVLASMPELATKIVDVYDDDIQSGELDIDHALYSGGFLNDEDRRWCERVIEAQPDDLATLSEKTQHEGLRKQLFRYRARNYPNTLTADEMTRWQHHRQARLTDSAFHGSITLENYMMRLESLAHEHSDNPEKQAILRALYQYAENL
- a CDS encoding ATP-binding protein, with the translated sequence MSFLKSSSSISEAKSTLGLALVLATVLVVLVVGLFESNIKATAESQTFTALEESAASAENAANSQVRKYINALNFLHQTPPISGIVRATENENLDPKDGTTLEQWKQRLETIFVAFIENNEEVDQLRIIRANEDGSEFIRVERNGGSVLVIKDNDLQPKAARSYFTESVKRNKGEFYISDINLNREYGKLEFPYKSVIRLSLPIFSSSGERYGFIIMNVNAQFLLSQMEQTLVGNQLLFVTDSEGFFVSHPDSDKSFSRDLNPMVNWASEFESPSKIGRAKIKQAAQTNSPLYTVTRAFTINGNQQTAPFFLHTALSQSEVLALINEKRISVYSVIGVVTLIFVSVLLFVHRSNSKNIELAKVRGESVAIIAISKDAIFSVDSAGVVKSWNMAAESLFGIPSQLILNHHYSSFEQLSLLGLESVLTKGGKQSTFTTPYIDDEKEEHTLLITASTIWGEQSQFSGVAVVIRDVTDERKAKDAIERVNLKLEEKVVSRTKELVEATQEARKASSVKSSFISNISHEMRTPLNGVVGSLSLLKCQPLNEKAEQLVSMMEISCNNLSVLINDVLDLSKIEAGKLDINNQYFDPLALIESIAKVFAVKAASKGLQLLVDTTGLPPVEINSDPHRINQILSNLLNNAIKFTEEGHIKLQASLSDVDAGTQQLHFSVCDTGVGIAQENQPKLFTAFTQADASVATQYGGTGLGLSICKQLSQLMGGDITFNSEVDIGSTFSFFVTLPETTYDSAFEHKMAVENESMLLNGITIGVSASYPPLEENICCLALHVGAEPQVLGKHSELGTVPWTQFNAIIVDEASSLIRELDDIWQAQAATKDAGSLPVVYILQKLEGTPFHFNHLVPLYLPKPLFRSSFAIVQQGLDAALSGYTLSQSDISSGKGKAEDISDDEGAADDTEQQLSIENANLLIVDDNMINREVAKGVLESLPVKLFTCSDGEEVVAFLTKCESKGRRIHSILMDCQMPNMNGYDATRAIREGKAGAMHKDVPIIAMTANAMLGEKEKCLEAGMDDFATKPVMADVLIPKVKQWIVHQITALASAELNDTDTRSGTGITASEPPLVYSLLSAISKEMDCDTLSHSRTEAQSSKESEVEIAPTLKNAKIANDIAAREGSEKEAEIDNVNQTQADENNSEGLDGCWEKDDAIARIMGDKALFSRVCDLYSRSAPDKLKLLQQAIDSRDFEKVQVLSLKLKGMSADIGAVQLQRDFESLWELSKAKKWEDAEALLPSITDDLNTFLEILEVA